From Doryrhamphus excisus isolate RoL2022-K1 chromosome 22, RoL_Dexc_1.0, whole genome shotgun sequence, one genomic window encodes:
- the adprh gene encoding ADP-ribosylarginine hydrolase isoform X1 yields the protein MDRAATVEHYKAAMLLSGSGDALGYRKQLWEYNESGPDIHKELKDLGGLKNIKAELPDWPVSDDTVLHLATAEGLATGKTGEELLHEVAARYVEGMNDMEGRKPGPSSILGVSQLRPGEEGGYRVPYNPEGTGCGAAMRSMCIGLRYPKPDQLLTLVAVAVETGRMTHPHPTGFLGAVASALFAAYAIQRRPITTWGLGLINEACPIARSFVQRRGFAVEEVEKDWSYFCDKWQWYMDTRGISNGVGPVIWPSLYGPAERDEAYKGFSLAGWAGRSGHDAPMIALDALLGAGSDWEELMSRAGFHGGDSDSTAVIACCCWGLLYGTKGVPEGNYSNLEYRDRLERSGEMLYTLSH from the exons ATGGACCG AGCTGCTACAGTGGAGCACTACAAGGCGGCCATGTTGCTGAGTGGATCAGGTGATGCTCTGGGCTACCGGAAGCAGCTATGGGAGTACAACGAGTCAGGACCTGATATTCATAAG GAACTTAAAGATCTTGGCGGGTTAAAGAACATTAAAGCCGAACTCCCTGATTGGCCAGTAAGCGACGACACCGTCCTCCATCTTGCCACGGCGGAGGGTCTCGCCACGG GGAAGACAGGGGAGGAACTTCTTCACGAGGTGGCTGCTCGCTACGTGGAGGGCATGAATGATATGGAAGGGAGGAAACCAGGACCTTCTAGCATTCTGG GAGTGTCCCAACTGAGGCCTGGTGAGGAGGGGGGGTACAGAGTTCCATATAACCCTGAAGGCACCGGCTGTGGAGCCGCCATGAGATCAATGTGCATTGGTCTGAG ATATCCAAAGCCTGACCAGTTGCTGACCTTGGTGGCGGTCGCCGTGGAGACAGGTAGAATGACCCACCCTCACCCCACGGGCTTCCTAGGTGCCGTCGCCTCAGCACTTTTCGCCGCCTACGCCATCCAACGGCGGCCAATCACAACTTGGGGTTTGGGCTTGATCAACGAGGCCTGTCCAATCGCGAGGAGCTTTGTTCAGCGTCGAGGCTTCGccgtggaggaggtggagaaggATTGGAGTTACTTCTGCGACAAGTGGCAGTG GTATATGGACACAAGGGGTATCTCTAACGGGGTGGGCCCCGTAATTTGGCCGTCTTTGTATGGCCCGGCTGAACGGGACGAGGCGTACAAGGGTTTCAGCCTGGCAGGGTGGGCAGGCCGCAGCGGTCACGACGCTCCCATGATTGCATTGGACGCCCTGCTGGGGGCAGGATCAGACTGGGAGGAGCTGATGAGCAGGGCGGGCTTCCATGGAG GTGACAGTGACAGCACTGCTGTGATCGCCTGCTGCTGTTGGGGTCTTCTCTACGGCACCAAGGGGGTCCCTGAAGGCAACTACAGCAACCTGGAGTATCGGGATCGACTGGAGCGAAGTGGAGAGATGCTCTACACCCTGTCACACTGA
- the adprh gene encoding ADP-ribosylarginine hydrolase isoform X2: MLLSGSGDALGYRKQLWEYNESGPDIHKELKDLGGLKNIKAELPDWPVSDDTVLHLATAEGLATGKTGEELLHEVAARYVEGMNDMEGRKPGPSSILGVSQLRPGEEGGYRVPYNPEGTGCGAAMRSMCIGLRYPKPDQLLTLVAVAVETGRMTHPHPTGFLGAVASALFAAYAIQRRPITTWGLGLINEACPIARSFVQRRGFAVEEVEKDWSYFCDKWQWYMDTRGISNGVGPVIWPSLYGPAERDEAYKGFSLAGWAGRSGHDAPMIALDALLGAGSDWEELMSRAGFHGGDSDSTAVIACCCWGLLYGTKGVPEGNYSNLEYRDRLERSGEMLYTLSH, translated from the exons ATGTTGCTGAGTGGATCAGGTGATGCTCTGGGCTACCGGAAGCAGCTATGGGAGTACAACGAGTCAGGACCTGATATTCATAAG GAACTTAAAGATCTTGGCGGGTTAAAGAACATTAAAGCCGAACTCCCTGATTGGCCAGTAAGCGACGACACCGTCCTCCATCTTGCCACGGCGGAGGGTCTCGCCACGG GGAAGACAGGGGAGGAACTTCTTCACGAGGTGGCTGCTCGCTACGTGGAGGGCATGAATGATATGGAAGGGAGGAAACCAGGACCTTCTAGCATTCTGG GAGTGTCCCAACTGAGGCCTGGTGAGGAGGGGGGGTACAGAGTTCCATATAACCCTGAAGGCACCGGCTGTGGAGCCGCCATGAGATCAATGTGCATTGGTCTGAG ATATCCAAAGCCTGACCAGTTGCTGACCTTGGTGGCGGTCGCCGTGGAGACAGGTAGAATGACCCACCCTCACCCCACGGGCTTCCTAGGTGCCGTCGCCTCAGCACTTTTCGCCGCCTACGCCATCCAACGGCGGCCAATCACAACTTGGGGTTTGGGCTTGATCAACGAGGCCTGTCCAATCGCGAGGAGCTTTGTTCAGCGTCGAGGCTTCGccgtggaggaggtggagaaggATTGGAGTTACTTCTGCGACAAGTGGCAGTG GTATATGGACACAAGGGGTATCTCTAACGGGGTGGGCCCCGTAATTTGGCCGTCTTTGTATGGCCCGGCTGAACGGGACGAGGCGTACAAGGGTTTCAGCCTGGCAGGGTGGGCAGGCCGCAGCGGTCACGACGCTCCCATGATTGCATTGGACGCCCTGCTGGGGGCAGGATCAGACTGGGAGGAGCTGATGAGCAGGGCGGGCTTCCATGGAG GTGACAGTGACAGCACTGCTGTGATCGCCTGCTGCTGTTGGGGTCTTCTCTACGGCACCAAGGGGGTCCCTGAAGGCAACTACAGCAACCTGGAGTATCGGGATCGACTGGAGCGAAGTGGAGAGATGCTCTACACCCTGTCACACTGA
- the atxn2l gene encoding ataxin-2-like protein isoform X1 translates to MLKQQQPNSGGRKASNGTTGPAGMSSPVSGGSNGNRTPAGRNRPSAKPSFQSSPVFEGVYNNARMLHFLTAVVGSTCDIRVKNGSVFEGIFKTLSSRCELAVDAVHKRSEDDGSAPPRREDITDTMIFSPSDLVTMICRDVDLNYATRDTFTDTAISSNRVNGEHKEKVLQRWEGGDSNGESYNLDADTSNGWDANEMFRYNEVKYGVTSTYDSSLSMYTVPLERGNSEVYRQREARAARLASEIESSPQYRHRANLENDEGKSEEDKYSAVVRDGLDRERGRESPRERERGRDSPGAREGKYIPLPQRQREMNRERERAERGPGGPPPHSRLSGGYRSTPPSSSSPRPPLPSVGGPQSGASPSERSSPLSGRSGAYAPHHPQGSPSPGPGSGPASPYTPASPGVAPNSAASISAAPSPTSPPAPHGHSVPHSHSLPHSLSEASRPVNGVSARTSPKAQRPPQSSRTVRTPNSHAQSTAIRSPKSGSSQDTPYLDTSSVSLPAQKTSGPAPLFTVDVNEILCAAAKERSAESPGSMEDSKSSKAPSVQQRSQIEELRKFGKEFRLQPSGGNSSSPSSPAAAMPPALGEVAQASAAKPSDPHAASEPKAHAPTPSPSQPSPLATDDASKDATTTAAPNTTGPSSDGQSPVVPQPARTPGSEEGRADAAERTEGVADQVKKSNLNPNAKEFNPIKPQMPMTKPNTAPTPPRPTPPSPVVLQHPGGQGPLYNAPYLSYVSQIHSVQTPQMYQYTMSAVGQGKYPRTKGSVVAPRSDHGASAPPMLQAAASAAGAPLVASPYSQSYLQYNPQQYGQQQVIQAMTPYPGQIPMYSMLQGGARMIGQGGGPHPQALGPPGGPQFPPQGDGPQGPQQGIYAPQSFSHHSGAVHQPQPSSTPTGNQPPPQHAAPSPGQNAQSGPQPQSLYHSGPLSAPTPPNMPPGHTSPQGSYPIQGYSIHGHQGIPPTYPLGQLAQAHVQGAMSGPHHSGSHGQPQLVMLQPPPQQGPGSVPQHPQHGPQQGTHQHFYIGHPPAMQVQTHPATFHPPGN, encoded by the exons ATGCTGAAACAACAGCAACCCAACTCCGGCGGGAGAAAGGCGTCTAATGGTACCACGGGCCCCGCCGGTATGTCTTCTCCAGTCAGCGGCGGCAGCAACGGCAACAGGACGCCGGCCGGGAG GAATCGACCTTCTGCAAAACCATCATTCCAGTCTTCTCCT GTTTTTGAAGGTGTTTACAACAATGCTAGAATGCTACATTTCCTCACAGCTGTTGTG GGATCCACTTGCGATATAAGAGTGAAGAATGGAAGTGTCTTCGAAGGTATATTCAAGACGCTTAGTTCTCGG TGTGAGTTGGCCGTGGACGCTGTGCACAAACGCAGTGAGGATGATGGCTCGGCTCCTCCACGCAGGGAAGACATAACCGACACCATGATCTTCAGCCCTTCAGACCTGGTTACTATGATATGCAGAGATGTAGACCTCAACTATGCCACTAGAG ATACCTTCACTGACACGGCCATCAGCTCCAACCGCGTCAACGGAGAACACAAGGAGAAGGTGCTGCAGAGATGGGAGGGTGGAGACAGCAATGGCGAGAGTTATAACCTGGATGCCGACACC TCAAATGGCTGGGATGCCAACGAGATGTTCCGTTACAATGAAGTGAAATATGGAGTCACATCAACCTATGATTCCAGcctttccatgtatac TGTGCCACTCGAGCGAGGCAACTCTGAGGTCTACCGTCAGCGGGAGGCGCGTGCTGCTCGCCTGGCCAGTGAAATCGAGTCCAGCCCGCAGTATCGCCACCGAGCCAACCTGGAAAACGACGAGGGCAAAAGCGAAGAGGACAAGTACAGCGCCGTGGTGCGTGACGGCCTCGATCGGGAGAGGGGCCGCGAGAGCCCCCGTGAACGCGAAAGGGGCAGAGACAGCCCCGGAGCCAG GGAGGGCAAGTACATTCCTTTACCTCAGCGTCAAAGAGAGATGAACCGAGAGCGGGAGCGAGCTGAGAGAGGCCCAGGCGGTCCTCCGCCTCACAGCCGTCTTAGTGGAGGTTATCGCTCCACCCCTCCATCCTCCTCGTCTCCCAGACCACCGCTTCCCTCTGTAGGCGGTCCCCAATCTGGTGCCTCCCCCTCAGAGAGAAGCAGCCCTCTGTCGGGCCGAAGCGGAGCCTACGCACCCCACCACCCACAGGGAAGCCCCAGCCCGGGCCCCGGCTCTGGACCGGCCAGTCCGTACACACCTGCCTCTCCAGGTGTGGCACCCAACTCTGCAGCCTCCATCTCTGCTGCCCCATCACCAACCAGCCCTCCTGCGCCCCACGGACACTCAGTCCCACATTCCCACTCACTGCCACACTCCCTGTCAGAGGCCAGTAGACCTGTCAATGGAG TGTCTGCCAGGACTTCTCCCAAAGCCCAAAGACCTCCACAGTCTAGCAGAACAGTCCGTACGCCAAACTCACACGCCCAGTCCACTG CCATTCGCTCGCCTAAATCAGGCTCCTCCCAGGACACGCCTTATTTGGACACGTCGTCTGTCTCCTTGCCTGCCCAGAAGACATCAGGCCCCGCCCCCCTCTTCACTGTGGATG TTAATGAGATCCTTTGCGCCGCCGCCAAAGAGCGCTCAGCCGAGAGCCCCGGCAGCATGGAGGACAGCAAGAGCAGTAAAG CTCCTTCAGTTCAACAGCGCTCACAAATTGAAGAGCTGCGGAAATTTGGCAAGGAATTCCGG CTCCAGCCTAGCGGAGGCAACTCCAGCTCTCCGAGCTCCCCCGCCGCCGCCATGCCCCCCGCTCTCGGCGAGGTCGCGCAGGCCAGCGCCGCCAAACCTTCGGATCCTCACGCCGCTTCAGAACCCAAAGCGCACGCTCCCACCCCCAGCCCCTCACAGCCGTCACCGCTCGCAACGGATGACGCCTCCAAGGACGCGACTACGACGGCCGCCCCGAACACCACGGGACCCAGTTCAGATGGGCAGTCACCAGTTGTCCCTCAGCCAGCTAGAACACCTGGAAGTGAGGAGGGCAGGGCGGATGCGGCAGAGCGCACGGAGGGCGTGGCAGA cCAAGTGAAGAAATCCAATTTAAACCCCAACGCTAAAGAATTCAACCCAATCAAACCTCAGATGCCAATG ACAAAACCCAACACTGCACCCACCCCACCCAGACCCACTCCTCCCAGCCCTGTTGTCCTCCAGCACCCAGGCGGGCAGGGTCCACTCTACAACGCCCCCTACCTGTCTTACGTGTCCCAGATCCACTCTGTCCAG ACTCCACAAATGTACCAATACACTATGTCTGCAGTGGGCCAGGGAAAGTACCCCAGGACCAAAG GCTCTGTGGTGGCACCGCGCTCCGACCACGGCGCATCAGCACCCCCCATGCTTCAAGCGGCGGCCTCGGCAGCCGGCGCCCCCTTAGTTGCATCACCGTACTCTCAGTCCTACCTCCAGTACAACCCACAGCAGTATGGCCAGCAGCAGGTCATCCAGGCCATGACGCCATACCCTGGACAGATA CCTATGTACTCTATGCTGCAAGGTGGTGCTAGGATGATAGGTCAAGGCGGCGGTCCGCACCCACAAGCTCTCGGACCTCCGGGAGGCCCACAGTTCCCTCCTCAGGGAGATGGACCCCAGGGACCACAGCAGGGCATCTACG CGCCACAGTCCTTCTCCCACCACTCCGGGGCAGTACATCAACCCCAGCCATCCAGTACCCCGACAGGCAACCAGCCCCCGCCACAGCATGCTGCACCCAGCCCTGGACAG AATGCCCAATCAGGTCCCCAGCCCCAGTCCCTGTACCACTCGGGTCCACTGTCGGCACCCACCCCTCCAAACATGCCACCAGGCCACACGTCCCCACAGGGCTCCTACCCCATTCAGGGATACAGCATCCATGGCCACCAGGGCATCCCACCCACATACCCCCTGGGTCAGCTCGCACAG GCCCACGTACAAGGAGCCATGTCAGGTCCCCACCATTCAGGGAGCCACGGTCAACCCCAGTTAGTCATGCTCCAGCCTCCCCCTCAGCAGGGACCCGGCTCGGTCCCCCAGCACCCGCAGCACGGCCCACAGCAAGGAACACACCAACACTTTTACATAGGCCATCCTCCAG CAATGCAGGTCCAGACACATCCCGCCACCTTCCATCCACCTGGAAACTAG
- the atxn2l gene encoding ataxin-2-like protein isoform X2: MANARNRPSAKPSFQSSPVFEGVYNNARMLHFLTAVVGSTCDIRVKNGSVFEGIFKTLSSRCELAVDAVHKRSEDDGSAPPRREDITDTMIFSPSDLVTMICRDVDLNYATRDTFTDTAISSNRVNGEHKEKVLQRWEGGDSNGESYNLDADTSNGWDANEMFRYNEVKYGVTSTYDSSLSMYTVPLERGNSEVYRQREARAARLASEIESSPQYRHRANLENDEGKSEEDKYSAVVRDGLDRERGRESPRERERGRDSPGAREGKYIPLPQRQREMNRERERAERGPGGPPPHSRLSGGYRSTPPSSSSPRPPLPSVGGPQSGASPSERSSPLSGRSGAYAPHHPQGSPSPGPGSGPASPYTPASPGVAPNSAASISAAPSPTSPPAPHGHSVPHSHSLPHSLSEASRPVNGVSARTSPKAQRPPQSSRTVRTPNSHAQSTAIRSPKSGSSQDTPYLDTSSVSLPAQKTSGPAPLFTVDVNEILCAAAKERSAESPGSMEDSKSSKAPSVQQRSQIEELRKFGKEFRLQPSGGNSSSPSSPAAAMPPALGEVAQASAAKPSDPHAASEPKAHAPTPSPSQPSPLATDDASKDATTTAAPNTTGPSSDGQSPVVPQPARTPGSEEGRADAAERTEGVADQVKKSNLNPNAKEFNPIKPQMPMTKPNTAPTPPRPTPPSPVVLQHPGGQGPLYNAPYLSYVSQIHSVQTPQMYQYTMSAVGQGKYPRTKGSVVAPRSDHGASAPPMLQAAASAAGAPLVASPYSQSYLQYNPQQYGQQQVIQAMTPYPGQIPMYSMLQGGARMIGQGGGPHPQALGPPGGPQFPPQGDGPQGPQQGIYAPQSFSHHSGAVHQPQPSSTPTGNQPPPQHAAPSPGQNAQSGPQPQSLYHSGPLSAPTPPNMPPGHTSPQGSYPIQGYSIHGHQGIPPTYPLGQLAQAHVQGAMSGPHHSGSHGQPQLVMLQPPPQQGPGSVPQHPQHGPQQGTHQHFYIGHPPAMQVQTHPATFHPPGN; encoded by the exons ATGGCCAATGCAAG GAATCGACCTTCTGCAAAACCATCATTCCAGTCTTCTCCT GTTTTTGAAGGTGTTTACAACAATGCTAGAATGCTACATTTCCTCACAGCTGTTGTG GGATCCACTTGCGATATAAGAGTGAAGAATGGAAGTGTCTTCGAAGGTATATTCAAGACGCTTAGTTCTCGG TGTGAGTTGGCCGTGGACGCTGTGCACAAACGCAGTGAGGATGATGGCTCGGCTCCTCCACGCAGGGAAGACATAACCGACACCATGATCTTCAGCCCTTCAGACCTGGTTACTATGATATGCAGAGATGTAGACCTCAACTATGCCACTAGAG ATACCTTCACTGACACGGCCATCAGCTCCAACCGCGTCAACGGAGAACACAAGGAGAAGGTGCTGCAGAGATGGGAGGGTGGAGACAGCAATGGCGAGAGTTATAACCTGGATGCCGACACC TCAAATGGCTGGGATGCCAACGAGATGTTCCGTTACAATGAAGTGAAATATGGAGTCACATCAACCTATGATTCCAGcctttccatgtatac TGTGCCACTCGAGCGAGGCAACTCTGAGGTCTACCGTCAGCGGGAGGCGCGTGCTGCTCGCCTGGCCAGTGAAATCGAGTCCAGCCCGCAGTATCGCCACCGAGCCAACCTGGAAAACGACGAGGGCAAAAGCGAAGAGGACAAGTACAGCGCCGTGGTGCGTGACGGCCTCGATCGGGAGAGGGGCCGCGAGAGCCCCCGTGAACGCGAAAGGGGCAGAGACAGCCCCGGAGCCAG GGAGGGCAAGTACATTCCTTTACCTCAGCGTCAAAGAGAGATGAACCGAGAGCGGGAGCGAGCTGAGAGAGGCCCAGGCGGTCCTCCGCCTCACAGCCGTCTTAGTGGAGGTTATCGCTCCACCCCTCCATCCTCCTCGTCTCCCAGACCACCGCTTCCCTCTGTAGGCGGTCCCCAATCTGGTGCCTCCCCCTCAGAGAGAAGCAGCCCTCTGTCGGGCCGAAGCGGAGCCTACGCACCCCACCACCCACAGGGAAGCCCCAGCCCGGGCCCCGGCTCTGGACCGGCCAGTCCGTACACACCTGCCTCTCCAGGTGTGGCACCCAACTCTGCAGCCTCCATCTCTGCTGCCCCATCACCAACCAGCCCTCCTGCGCCCCACGGACACTCAGTCCCACATTCCCACTCACTGCCACACTCCCTGTCAGAGGCCAGTAGACCTGTCAATGGAG TGTCTGCCAGGACTTCTCCCAAAGCCCAAAGACCTCCACAGTCTAGCAGAACAGTCCGTACGCCAAACTCACACGCCCAGTCCACTG CCATTCGCTCGCCTAAATCAGGCTCCTCCCAGGACACGCCTTATTTGGACACGTCGTCTGTCTCCTTGCCTGCCCAGAAGACATCAGGCCCCGCCCCCCTCTTCACTGTGGATG TTAATGAGATCCTTTGCGCCGCCGCCAAAGAGCGCTCAGCCGAGAGCCCCGGCAGCATGGAGGACAGCAAGAGCAGTAAAG CTCCTTCAGTTCAACAGCGCTCACAAATTGAAGAGCTGCGGAAATTTGGCAAGGAATTCCGG CTCCAGCCTAGCGGAGGCAACTCCAGCTCTCCGAGCTCCCCCGCCGCCGCCATGCCCCCCGCTCTCGGCGAGGTCGCGCAGGCCAGCGCCGCCAAACCTTCGGATCCTCACGCCGCTTCAGAACCCAAAGCGCACGCTCCCACCCCCAGCCCCTCACAGCCGTCACCGCTCGCAACGGATGACGCCTCCAAGGACGCGACTACGACGGCCGCCCCGAACACCACGGGACCCAGTTCAGATGGGCAGTCACCAGTTGTCCCTCAGCCAGCTAGAACACCTGGAAGTGAGGAGGGCAGGGCGGATGCGGCAGAGCGCACGGAGGGCGTGGCAGA cCAAGTGAAGAAATCCAATTTAAACCCCAACGCTAAAGAATTCAACCCAATCAAACCTCAGATGCCAATG ACAAAACCCAACACTGCACCCACCCCACCCAGACCCACTCCTCCCAGCCCTGTTGTCCTCCAGCACCCAGGCGGGCAGGGTCCACTCTACAACGCCCCCTACCTGTCTTACGTGTCCCAGATCCACTCTGTCCAG ACTCCACAAATGTACCAATACACTATGTCTGCAGTGGGCCAGGGAAAGTACCCCAGGACCAAAG GCTCTGTGGTGGCACCGCGCTCCGACCACGGCGCATCAGCACCCCCCATGCTTCAAGCGGCGGCCTCGGCAGCCGGCGCCCCCTTAGTTGCATCACCGTACTCTCAGTCCTACCTCCAGTACAACCCACAGCAGTATGGCCAGCAGCAGGTCATCCAGGCCATGACGCCATACCCTGGACAGATA CCTATGTACTCTATGCTGCAAGGTGGTGCTAGGATGATAGGTCAAGGCGGCGGTCCGCACCCACAAGCTCTCGGACCTCCGGGAGGCCCACAGTTCCCTCCTCAGGGAGATGGACCCCAGGGACCACAGCAGGGCATCTACG CGCCACAGTCCTTCTCCCACCACTCCGGGGCAGTACATCAACCCCAGCCATCCAGTACCCCGACAGGCAACCAGCCCCCGCCACAGCATGCTGCACCCAGCCCTGGACAG AATGCCCAATCAGGTCCCCAGCCCCAGTCCCTGTACCACTCGGGTCCACTGTCGGCACCCACCCCTCCAAACATGCCACCAGGCCACACGTCCCCACAGGGCTCCTACCCCATTCAGGGATACAGCATCCATGGCCACCAGGGCATCCCACCCACATACCCCCTGGGTCAGCTCGCACAG GCCCACGTACAAGGAGCCATGTCAGGTCCCCACCATTCAGGGAGCCACGGTCAACCCCAGTTAGTCATGCTCCAGCCTCCCCCTCAGCAGGGACCCGGCTCGGTCCCCCAGCACCCGCAGCACGGCCCACAGCAAGGAACACACCAACACTTTTACATAGGCCATCCTCCAG CAATGCAGGTCCAGACACATCCCGCCACCTTCCATCCACCTGGAAACTAG